A region from the Natronoarchaeum mannanilyticum genome encodes:
- a CDS encoding Gfo/Idh/MocA family oxidoreductase — translation MTYRAGIIGTGGIAGMGILGMHDEDAIGQEKIRASHAGGYDAAPGIELVAVADIDEENLRRFGEAWEIPPERRYEGHEAMLAEEDLDAVSVCTPSFLHRDHVVDAARSAAAPDVVWCEKPIASGVSDAEEMIEACDDADAELLVNHSFRFTDKLQRLHALIQEDDLLGEVHSVSSQFRMELLRNSTHLLDMLVYLLNARADQVSGYISRENEAVDSLEADRDVDDAAGGGYVLLDDGTFATIDCTIPRDDSSMTLSFVGSEGKLYMNNDDGEWRYWSLEDGEHVEEPLPGIEGAWTWDDDYESAFENAATHVVALLDGEATNRSPGLEALRSLEIIVGFYISHYTGGDVSIPLDRPLRDVTITSW, via the coding sequence ATGACCTATCGAGCAGGGATAATCGGCACCGGCGGGATCGCCGGAATGGGAATCCTCGGAATGCACGACGAGGACGCCATCGGACAGGAGAAGATACGCGCCAGCCACGCGGGCGGGTACGACGCCGCGCCGGGTATCGAACTCGTCGCGGTCGCCGACATCGACGAGGAGAACCTCCGTCGGTTCGGCGAGGCGTGGGAGATCCCGCCCGAGCGCCGCTACGAGGGCCACGAGGCGATGCTGGCCGAGGAGGACCTGGACGCGGTGTCGGTGTGCACGCCGTCGTTCCTGCACCGCGACCACGTCGTCGACGCCGCGCGGTCCGCGGCCGCTCCCGACGTCGTCTGGTGCGAGAAGCCGATCGCCTCCGGCGTGTCCGACGCCGAGGAGATGATCGAGGCGTGCGACGACGCCGACGCGGAGCTTCTCGTCAACCACTCCTTCCGGTTCACGGACAAGCTGCAGCGCCTCCACGCGCTGATACAGGAGGACGACCTCCTCGGCGAGGTCCACTCGGTGTCGAGCCAGTTCAGGATGGAACTGCTCCGGAACTCGACCCACCTGCTCGATATGCTCGTCTATCTGCTGAACGCCCGGGCGGATCAGGTCTCCGGGTACATCTCGCGGGAAAACGAGGCGGTCGATTCGCTCGAGGCGGACCGGGACGTCGACGACGCCGCAGGCGGGGGGTACGTCCTGCTCGACGACGGGACGTTCGCCACGATCGACTGCACCATCCCGCGGGACGACTCGTCGATGACCCTGTCGTTCGTCGGGAGTGAAGGCAAACTGTACATGAACAACGACGACGGAGAGTGGCGCTACTGGTCGCTCGAGGACGGGGAGCACGTCGAGGAGCCGCTGCCCGGCATCGAGGGGGCGTGGACGTGGGACGACGACTACGAATCGGCCTTCGAGAACGCGGCGACCCACGTCGTCGCCCTGCTCGACGGCGAAGCGACGAACCGCTCGCCGGGCCTGGAGGCGCTCCGATCGCTGGAGATCATCGTCGGGTTTTACATCTCCCACTACACGGGCGGTGACGTCTCGATCCCGCTCGACAGACCGCTCCGCGACGTGACGATCACGTCCTGGTGA